One Lepus europaeus isolate LE1 chromosome 7, mLepTim1.pri, whole genome shotgun sequence DNA segment encodes these proteins:
- the LOC133764549 gene encoding olfactory receptor 51D1, protein MQKPQLLVPVVATPNGTLVHPAYFLLVGIPGLGPGIHFWLAFPLCFMYAVATLGNLAVVLIIRMERRLHEPMYLFLAMLSTIDLVLSSITMPKMASLFLTGIQEIEFNVCLAQMFLIHALSAMESAVLLAMAFDRFVAICHPLRHASMLTGPTVAKIGLAALTRGFVFFFPLPFILKRLSYCKTYTVTHSFCLHQDIMKLSCTDTTVNVIYGLFIILSVMGVDSLFIGFSYILILRAVLELSSRGAALKAFNTCISHLCAVLVFYVPLIGLSVVHRLGGHTSLLHVVMANIYLLLPPVVNPIVYGAKTKEIRSRVLHIFSQDSR, encoded by the coding sequence ATGCAGAAGCCCCAGCTCTTGGTCCCTGTCGTGGCTACTCCAAATGGAACTCTGGTTCACCCAGCATACTTCTTGCTGGTGGGTATCCCTGGTCTGGGGCCTGGCATACATTTCTGGCTGGCTTTTCCACTGTGTTTTATGTATGCTGTGGCCACCTTGGGAAATCTGGCCGTTGTCCTCATTATTCGCATGGAGAGGCGTTTGCATGAGCCCATGTATCTTTTCCTGGCCATGCTCTCCACCATTGACCTAGTCCTCTCCTCCATCACCATGCCTAAGATGGCCAGCCTTTTCCTGACAGGCATCCAGGAGATTGAGTTCAATGTTTGCCTGGCACAGATGTTCCTTATCCATGCTTTGTCAGCCATGGAGTCAGCGGTTTTGCTGGCCATGGCTTTTGACCGCTTTGTGGCCATCTGCCACCCACTACGCCATGCTTCTATGCTTACAGGGCCTACTGTGGCCAAGATTGGACTAGCTGCCCTGACCAggggatttgttttctttttccctctgccCTTCATCCTGAAGCGGTTGTCCTATTGCAAGACATATACTGTCACACATTCCTTCTGTCTGCATCAAGATATTATGAAGTTGTCTTGTACTGATACCACTGTCAATGTGATCTACGGACTCTTCATCATTCTCTCAGTCATGGGCGTGGACTCCCTTTTTATTGGATTCTCCTACATCCTTATCCTGCGAGCTGTGTTGGAGCTGTCCTCCAGGGGAGCTGCACTCAAGGCTTttaacacctgcatctcacatctcTGTGCTGTGCTCGTCTTCTATGTGCCTCTCATTGGGCTCTCAGTGGTGCACAGGCTGGGTGGGCATACCTCCCTGCTACATGTGGTTATGGCTAACATCTATCTATTGCTGCCACCTGTGGTCAACCCCATTGTCTATGGGGCCAAGACCAAGGAGATTCGTTCAAGGGTCCTCCATATATTCTCACAGGATAGCAGGTGA